The DNA region CCACCACGGCCACCATCTGGATGCGCAGCCGCGCCAGCAACTGCTCGAAGTCGTCGAGTCGCTGCACGACCTGGACCGCGCCGCGGCCGCCGCCGAGCGAGACCACGCCCACCCGCCAGGTGGCGCCGGGGAGGTGGCGCACGTCGGTCACCGTCCGTCCGACAGCGTCGGTACGGGCGAGCTCGCGGTCGTCCGGGGTGATCGGCAGGTCGACGTGGGCGGTGCCCGGCAGGACGGCCCCGTTGGGGTCGAGCGCCTGCGCGGTGACCCGGATCGGGTGCAGCAACTGCTCGCTCAGCCCGCTCGGGCCGTTGAAGTCCCCCGGGAACAGCTTCTCGCGGTCGACCTGGCCGCTCACCGCGTGGACGGCGGAGTTGAAGTCGTCCGCCTCGTCGTCCCGGATCAGGGCGGCCGCGGCGCGGTAGCCGAGCGTGCCGATCAGGACCGCGACCAGCGCCGCCATCGCGGCGAAGGCGAGCGAGAGGGTGGTGCGCAGGCCGGGGCGGGGCAGCCGGGCGCGGTCGCCCGCGCGGCCGGTCACGGCTCGCGCAGCGTGTAGCCGACGCCGCGGACGGTGTGGATCAGCGGGGCGAGGCCGGGACGGTCGAGCTTGCGCCGCAGGTAGCCGATGAACACCGCGAGGTTCTTCGAGCCGGGACCGAAGTCGTAGCCCCAGATCCGCTCGTACAGGGTGGTCTGGTCGAGGACGGCGCCGGCGTTGCGGGCGAGCAGCTCCAGCAGGTCGAACTCGGTGCGGGACAGCTCCAGTTCCCGTCCGCCGCGCCAGGCCCGCCGGGCGGGCGGTTCGACCCGCAGGTCGGCGACGGTCAGCACGTCCTCGGTGCTCTCGGGCGGGGGGTTGCGGCGCAGCAGGGCGCGCAGGCGGGCGAACAGCTCCTCCACGTCGAAGGGCTTGACCAGGTAGTCGTCGGCCCCGGCGTCCAGCCCGGCGATCCGGTCCGGGACCTCGACCCGGGCGGTGAGCATCAGCACCGGGGTCCGGTCGCCGGCGGCGCGCAGCCGGCGGCAGACCTCCAGACCGTCCGGCGCGGGCATCATCACGTCGAGGACCAGGACGTCCGGGCGCTGCTCGGCGAGGACGGCGAGGGTCTGGGTGCCGTCGGCGGCTATCCGCACCCGGTAGCCCTCCAGCGTCAGGGCGCGGGTGAGCGAGTCGCGGATGGCGCGGTCGTCCTCGGCGATCAGCACGGTGTGGGTCATGGGGGAGATTCTCCCTGGCGTGCTCACGGCAGTGGAGAGCGGGGCGCGGTTCCCGGCCGCCGCGGGTTTCGCGCGCTGCTTCGCAGGCGTACG from Kitasatospora cathayae includes:
- a CDS encoding response regulator transcription factor; the protein is MTHTVLIAEDDRAIRDSLTRALTLEGYRVRIAADGTQTLAVLAEQRPDVLVLDVMMPAPDGLEVCRRLRAAGDRTPVLMLTARVEVPDRIAGLDAGADDYLVKPFDVEELFARLRALLRRNPPPESTEDVLTVADLRVEPPARRAWRGGRELELSRTEFDLLELLARNAGAVLDQTTLYERIWGYDFGPGSKNLAVFIGYLRRKLDRPGLAPLIHTVRGVGYTLREP